A window of the Halodesulfovibrio sp. MK-HDV genome harbors these coding sequences:
- a CDS encoding TatD family hydrolase — MAKKKNSKPAPLPQSLALPYTGVESHAHLDLPPFSSDIEEVLERAKESGVRYICNVFLGHEAWKNNRQLFEKHDEVFFILGTHPSHIDQCTEEELDAMRTAFAEDSRLRGIGEIGLDYYWDHFPREAQKEIFIKQLHLAKELDTRVIIHSRDAAEDTIDVLEAEGFVDYPVLWHCFGGNTELAERIVKNGWHLSIPGTVTYPKNEEAREALKVIPLDRMLVETDCPYLTPVPYRGKRNEPAYTVFTAKCIAKALGIEIEELWTTCGDNAIRFFEL, encoded by the coding sequence ATGGCTAAAAAGAAAAATTCAAAACCGGCACCATTACCGCAAAGCCTTGCGTTACCATATACCGGTGTAGAGTCACACGCGCATCTCGACTTACCACCATTCTCTTCAGACATTGAAGAGGTGCTGGAGCGCGCAAAAGAGTCCGGCGTACGCTACATCTGCAACGTATTTCTCGGACATGAAGCATGGAAAAACAACCGTCAGCTTTTTGAAAAGCACGACGAAGTCTTCTTCATTCTCGGCACACATCCAAGTCACATCGACCAGTGCACTGAGGAAGAGCTTGATGCCATGCGTACAGCTTTTGCCGAAGACAGCAGACTTCGCGGGATCGGTGAGATTGGTCTGGACTACTATTGGGATCATTTCCCGCGCGAAGCGCAGAAAGAAATTTTCATCAAACAACTCCATCTTGCAAAAGAGCTGGACACCCGCGTCATCATTCATTCAAGAGACGCAGCAGAAGATACTATTGACGTATTAGAAGCAGAAGGTTTTGTAGATTACCCTGTGCTCTGGCATTGTTTTGGTGGCAATACAGAGTTAGCGGAACGCATCGTAAAGAACGGCTGGCATCTTTCAATTCCGGGTACCGTAACATATCCGAAAAACGAAGAAGCACGCGAAGCGCTCAAGGTAATTCCATTGGATCGTATGCTAGTGGAAACAGACTGCCCGTATCTTACGCCTGTGCCGTATCGCGGTAAGCGCAACGAACCAGCGTACACCGTATTCACAGCAAAATGTATTGCCAAAGCACTCGGTATCGAAATCGAAGAACTTTGGACAACCTGCGGCGACAACGCAATTCGCTTTTTTGAGTTGTAA